The Cryptomeria japonica unplaced genomic scaffold, Sugi_1.0 HiC_scaffold_123, whole genome shotgun sequence genome contains a region encoding:
- the LOC131865837 gene encoding putative germin-like protein 2-1 produces MRKNTSKAGGEIAICCSKTYSDVSKRATTLEVYYYNITRIGDLIYGVNDELVTSDRVMAGDSDPLQDFCVADEESKVLVNGFVCKDPMQVSADDFFFRGLGQAGNTDNDVGSNVTMANVKQIPGLNTLGISLVRIDYAVGGINPPHTHPRATEVLVLLEGQLLVGFIDTNNKFFSKTLEKGDVFLFPKALVHFQQNVGHENAVAISALSSQLPGVQTIANSLFAADPPLPDSVLAKAFRITQEVVDYIQKKFA; encoded by the exons ATGAGGAAGAATACGTCTAAGGCAGGAG GTGAGATAGCCATATGCTGCAGCAAGACTTACTCTGACGTATCGAAAAGAGCAACAACTCTGGaagtatattattataatattacaagGATTGGTGATTTAATATACGGAGTGAACGATGAATTAGTCACAAG CGACAGGGTCATGGCAGGGGATTCCGATCCCTTGCAAGATTTCTGCGTTGCAGATGAGGAAAGCAAAG TTTTGGTGAACGGGTTCGTTTGCAAAGACCCAATGCAAGTTTCAGCAGACGACTTCTTCTTCCGGGGACTTGGGCAGGCAGGGAACACCGACAATGATGTGGGCTCCAACGTAACGATGGCGAACGTTAAACAGATACCAGGCCTCAATACGTTGGGAATATCGTTGGTCCGCATCGACTACGCAgtgggtggaataaatcctcctcatacacacccaagagccaccgaagttcttgttttactggaaggccagcttcttgtgggtttcattgacaccaacaacaagtttttcagcaaaacgttggagaagggagatgtgtttctgtttccaaaggcacttgtgcatttccagcagaatgtggggCATGAAAATGCGGTGGCCATATCTGCATTGAGCAGCCAGCTTCCGGGAGTTCAGACAATCGCCAACTCTCTGTTTGCAGCGGATCCTCCTCTCCCAGATTCCGTATTGGCCAAGGCCTTCCGCATCACACAGGAAGTTGTGGATTACATTCAGAAGAAATTCGCATAA